GATCCTCCGCGCGAGCTTGCCGCCGGTGCTCGGGGCCGGCGCGATCAGCATCCTCGACTCGGACCAGCCGGGGCGCATCGTCTGCTATTGCGAGCTGTCGGGCGTGCCCCTCGACGTGCTCGGCCCGCTCCGGCGCGAGTGGCGCAACGCCTATGCGCAGGAGCTCGACCGCCTGGACGCGATCCCGCTGCACAACCACAAGGACTATCTCCGCTTTCCCGATCCGGTCGCGCCCACCGCGGCGGAAGTCGAGGCGCTGCGCGAGACCCTGTCGCTGTTCCTGCGCGGAATCTGCCTGAACCTGCTGGTGCGCGCGCCCGAGACGGGTCTCTGGCGCTTCGAGTTCGAGCCGGGCGACTGGCGCAGCGTCGGCTCGGAGCGCACGCTCCGGCGCAAGGGGTTCGATGCGTCTCAGAAGGCCGCCATCGCGGCGCGGCTCGCCGCAGCGGAGGCGGAGCTGTCACCAGTCCAGACGCTCGCCCTGGCCGCTCTCTTCGCCTGGACGGGCAAGCGCGCCTACGCGCCCCGGCGGGAGACGATCCATTACGACGCCGAGGCGCGGGTCGGCGGGATCGGTCACGCGGTGGCGCAGGACTTGGCCCTGCGCTGGCGCCGCGCGGTTCCGGAGGCAGGCCGGCTCCCGGTTGATGCGGACGCGCTGCACGACATCCTTCTCGCCCGGATCGAGGACTGGACCCGCTCGATCCCGGGCAGCCTCGACGACGTTCCATCCGAGGATGCGAACCGCGATCCGGCCGACCCGCCCACCTTGCGGGCCTTGGACAAACGATCCGTCGATCCCGTCATGTTCGTCACGGAGACGCTGCTGGGCCTGGCCAGTCCCGCGACGCCCGAGCCTCCGCAGGCACCCGCCGCACAGGTCTACGTCTATCGCGACGCGCTCGAGGGGCCGTTCCCGATCACCGAACTCGTCGCCATGGCCCGGGCCGGGACCCTGCACGCGGACACGCAGATTTACCCGCTGGGCGGTGCCTGGATGCCGGCCGGCGCCCATCCGGACCTGGACTCGCTGCTCGCACCGGGACCGCCGGGCTCATGAGGGCCAACGCGCCCAAAGCGTGTGGCGGCCCCCGACCGATGCGGGCGCAGTTCCCCCATGCGCGAGCGGCGGCTTCACGGATCGCGGGCCGAGACCTGGGCGCGCGCCGCCCGCATGGCCAGGCGCGCGTAACGGCCGTCGACCGTCGCCGGATCGGGATCGACGCCGGCGAGCACCGCGCGTCGCAGGGCGACGAGCGCCGGGTCGCCCCACGCGTCGAGGATATGTCCGAAGGCCGCGTGACGGGCCGCATCGAACGGAACGGCACGGCCGGATCGGTCCCGGACCGGATGTGCGGGATGCAAAGCCCCGCACGGCACCCAGCCGCGCGGGATCGGCGCGGTCGCCGCGTGCGTCCGCCGGAGGGTCAGCAGGTCCGGCAGGATGTGGCTGCGCGGCCCGTGGGCGCTTCCGGTTTGGGACGCGCCCGGCGCGAAGACCTCGATCCGACCGAGGCGCGTGACGAAGATCCGATGCGCCGCCTCCGCGGCGCGCACAGGTCCGGCCGGATGGTCGGGGCCAAGGACCGGCCGGCCGAGCCCGGCCCGCAGGCGGTCGATCAGAGCCCGGTCCGAGACGCGCAGGCAGGCATCCGCCGCTTCGAGGCCGAGGCCCAGATCGAACAGTAGCGCCCCGCGATCCTGCGGTCGCGCCGCCGCATCGTCCGGACCCAGCTCCGTCAGCACGCCCCGCCCGCCCATGGCGCAGGCCGAGGCGGGCAGGCACAGCGCCACGGCCTGGCTCCAGCCGTCGGCGAAGCCCGTCTCGTAGGCGAAGGGCCTCAGGCCCGGCGGCACCGCCAGCACGATCGCGCCGCGGGCCGTGACGAGCCCGAAGGCGTCGCCGTCCAGCCGGTGAACCGGCTCCTCGGGATCCCGCGCGAAGGTGGCGGCAGCGCCGTACCCGCCGAGACTCCAGGTACAGGCCGGATCGGCGAGCTGCGCGCGCAGGAGAGCCTCGGCGCACCGCCTTGCTCCGTCCGTCATCGACGCCCCGCGAACACCCGTAGAGGAGCCCGCCTTGACACGGCCGGCGAATGACCGGAAGTCGCGGGTCGATCCACGAGGTCGGGTTCGGCGGGGCGGGCGCACGGCCCGGCATGACCGACGCGGACGCGTCCGCGGGGGCTCGCGACGGGATCTGCGGGAAGGGCGCTGGCATGGACGTCATCGAGACTGAGATCCCGGACGTGAAGCGCATCGTGCCGAAGCGCTTCGGCGACGCGCGGGGATGGTTCTCCGAGACGTTCCGCGTCGACGCCGTGGAGCGGGCCGGCATCAGGGCCACGTTCATCCAGGACAATCAGTCCTTCTCGGCCCCGCAGGGCACCGTCCGCGGGCTGCATTTCCAGATCGCACCGCAGGCCCAGGCCAAGCTGATCCGCGTCCTGCAGGGTGCGATCCTGGACGTCGCGGTCGATATCCGCAGCGGCTCGCCGACCTACGGCCGGTACGTGACCGCGACCCTCGACGCCGAGACGGGCGAGCAGCTCTACATCCCGCACGGCTTCGCCCACGGCTTCTGCACCCTCACGCCCGACGTCATGGTCGCCTACAAGGTCGACGCCTATTACAGCCCCGAGCACGACCGCGCGCTGTTCTGGAACGATCCCGACATCGGGATCCCGTGGCCGGTCTCCGGCGAGGCCGCGATCCTGTCCGACAAGGATCGGCGCGCGCCGCGCCTCGCTGACCTCGGTCAGGTCTTCTGATCCGGCGGTCCGGCCGCAATTTTTGTCACGCCGGCCAGTCTTACGCTGCCCGGCCATCCCATTTCAGACCGTCCGAAGAGGTACATCGCCATGCGCATCCTGGTGACCGGAGGCTGCGGCTTCATCGGCTCGGCGCTGGTGCTGCACCTCGTCCACGACCTCGGCCACGACGTCTGCACCCTCGACGCGCTGACCTACGCGGCCAACCCGGTGTCCCTGGCCTCGCTGCAGGACAACCCGCGCCATCGCCTCGTCGAGGCCGATATCTGCGACCGCGACGCCGTGCAGAAGGCCTACGCCGAGTTCCGGCCGCAGGCGGTGATGCATCTCGCCGCCGAGAGCCACGTCGACCGCTCGATCACCGATCCGGGCGCCTTCGTGCGCACCAACGTCATCGGCACGCAGACCATGCTGGACGGTGCCCGCGGCCATTTCGAATCCCTGCCGGAGGCGGACAAGACAGGCTTCCGGTTCCTCCACGTCTCCACCGACGAGGTCTACGGCTCGCTGCCGCCGGGCGGCTTCTTCACCGAGGACAGCCGCTACGATCCGCGCTCGCCCTACTCGGCCTCGAAGGCGGCCTCCGACCACCTCGCCCGCGCGTGGCACGAGACCTACGGCCTGCCGGTGCTGGTGACGAACTGCTCCAACAATTACGGGCCGCGCCACTTCCCCGAGAAGCTGATCCCGCTGATGATCCTGAACGCCCTGGAGGGGAAGAAGCTGCCGGTCTACGGCGACGGCCAGAACGAGCGCGACTGGATCCACGTGGAGGACCACGCCAAGGGTCTGGTCGCCGTGCTGGAGCGCGGGCGCGTGGGCCAGACCTACCTGCTCGGCGGTCGCGCGGTGCGCAACAACCTCGCAGTGGTGAAGGGTCTCTGCGCGGCGTTCGACCGGCTGCGCCCGCAGAATGCGCCGCACGAGCAGCTGATCAGCTTCGTGGCCGACCGTCCGGGCCATGACCGGCGCTACGCCATCGATTGCACCAAGGCCGAGGCCGAGCTCGGCTGGCGCCCGCAGAAGACCTTCGAGCAGGCGCTTGAGGAGACCGTGGCGTGGTACCTCGAGAACGAGGGCTGGTGGCGCCCGATCCGCGAGGGCCGGTACAAGGGCGAGCGGCTGGGGCTCAACGGCTGATGGACATCCTCGTCCTCGGCGGTGCCGGCCAGGTCGGCACCGAGCTGCAGGCGCTGGCCTGGCCAACGGGCGTCACCGTCCATGCACCGGGGCGCGGCGATCTCGACATCACCGACGCGGATGCGGTCGGAGCGGCGCTCGCCGCGCGCGACTACCGGGCGGTGATCAACACCGCCGCCTACACGGCGGTCGACAAGGCCGAATCCGATGTTGTCGCGGCATGGCGCCTCAACGCCCTGGCGCCCGCGATCCTGGCGGCCGCCACCGCGACGAAGGCGATCCCGCTGGTGCACGTCTCGACCGACTACGTCTTCGCCGGCACAAAGCCGTCCGGCGCCTACGCGCCCGACGAGTCGATTGACCCGCAGAGCGTCTACGGGGCCAGCAAGGCCGCGGGCGAGCTGGCGGTCCGCACCGGCAACCCGCGCCACGCCATCGTCCGGACGGCCTGGGTGGTGAGCCCGCACCGGGGCAACTTCGTCAAGACGATGCTGCGCCTCGCCGGCGAACGCGACGCGCTGACCGTCGTCGACGACCAGCACGGCTGTCCGACCTCCGCGGCCGACCTCGCCGCCGCCCTGGCGGTGATCGCGCAGCGCGTGGCCGCGGACGCCGCCGCCCCCACCGGGACGTTCCACTGCGTCAACGCGGGCGACACCACGTGGCGCGGCTTCGCCGAAGCGATCGTGGCGGGGTCCGCCCGCCGCGGCGGCCGCTCCGTCCCGGTCAAGGGCATCCCGACGTCCGCCTATCCGACGCCGGCCAAGCGGCCGGCCAATTCGCGCCTGTCCACCGACAGCCTGAAGGCCGCCTACGGCATCGCGCCGCGGCCCTGGCAGGCGGCGCTCGACGATATCCTGGACCGGCTCGTCGGGCCGGTCGCAGAGGGAGTTCCCACACGATGAAGGGCATCGTCCTGGCCGGCGGCTCCGGCACGCGTCTGCATCCGGCCACGCTGTCGATCAACAAGCAGCTCCTGCCGGTCTACGACAAGCCGATGATCTATTACCCGGTCTCGGTGCTGATGCTGGCCGGCATCCGCGAGATCCTGATCATCTCCTCGCCGGAGCACCTCGACAACTACAAGCGCCTGTTCGGCACCGGGGAGCAGTTCGGCCTGCGGTTCTCCTACGCGCTGCAGCCGCGGCCGGAGGGCCTCGCCCAGGCCTTCATCATCGGGCGCCCCTTCGTGGGCGACGACGACGTGGCGCTGATCCTCGGCGACAACCTGTTCTTCGGCGCCGGCATGGGCGAGTTGCTGGAACGCGCCGCGGCGCGCCGGCAGGGCGCCACGGTGTTCGCCTACCACGTCGACAACCCGCAGGCCTACGGCGTGGTCAACCTCGACAAGTCCGGCCGGCCGACCAAGATCGTCGAGAAGCCGCAGAACCCGGAATCGACCTGGGCGGTGACCGGACTGTACTTCTACGACAATCAGGTGCTCGACATCGCCGCCGACGTGAAGCCCTCGGCCCGGGGCGAGCTGGAGATCACCAGCGTCAACGAGGCCTACCTGCAGCGCGGGCAGCTTCACGTCGAGCGCATGTCCCGCGGCTACGCGTGGCTCGACACCGGGACCCACGACAGCCTGCTGGAGGCGAGCGAGTTCGTCCGCACCCTCCAGCATCGGCAGGGCCTGCAGGTGGCCTGCCTCGAGGAGATCGCCTACCTCCAGGGCTTCATCAGCCGCGACCAGCTGGTGGCCCGAGGCGAGATGTTCGCCAAGACCG
The sequence above is drawn from the Methylobacterium mesophilicum SR1.6/6 genome and encodes:
- the rfbB gene encoding dTDP-glucose 4,6-dehydratase, with the translated sequence MRILVTGGCGFIGSALVLHLVHDLGHDVCTLDALTYAANPVSLASLQDNPRHRLVEADICDRDAVQKAYAEFRPQAVMHLAAESHVDRSITDPGAFVRTNVIGTQTMLDGARGHFESLPEADKTGFRFLHVSTDEVYGSLPPGGFFTEDSRYDPRSPYSASKAASDHLARAWHETYGLPVLVTNCSNNYGPRHFPEKLIPLMILNALEGKKLPVYGDGQNERDWIHVEDHAKGLVAVLERGRVGQTYLLGGRAVRNNLAVVKGLCAAFDRLRPQNAPHEQLISFVADRPGHDRRYAIDCTKAEAELGWRPQKTFEQALEETVAWYLENEGWWRPIREGRYKGERLGLNG
- a CDS encoding DUF6925 family protein, with protein sequence MTDGARRCAEALLRAQLADPACTWSLGGYGAAATFARDPEEPVHRLDGDAFGLVTARGAIVLAVPPGLRPFAYETGFADGWSQAVALCLPASACAMGGRGVLTELGPDDAAARPQDRGALLFDLGLGLEAADACLRVSDRALIDRLRAGLGRPVLGPDHPAGPVRAAEAAHRIFVTRLGRIEVFAPGASQTGSAHGPRSHILPDLLTLRRTHAATAPIPRGWVPCGALHPAHPVRDRSGRAVPFDAARHAAFGHILDAWGDPALVALRRAVLAGVDPDPATVDGRYARLAMRAARAQVSARDP
- the rfbD gene encoding dTDP-4-dehydrorhamnose reductase codes for the protein MDILVLGGAGQVGTELQALAWPTGVTVHAPGRGDLDITDADAVGAALAARDYRAVINTAAYTAVDKAESDVVAAWRLNALAPAILAAATATKAIPLVHVSTDYVFAGTKPSGAYAPDESIDPQSVYGASKAAGELAVRTGNPRHAIVRTAWVVSPHRGNFVKTMLRLAGERDALTVVDDQHGCPTSAADLAAALAVIAQRVAADAAAPTGTFHCVNAGDTTWRGFAEAIVAGSARRGGRSVPVKGIPTSAYPTPAKRPANSRLSTDSLKAAYGIAPRPWQAALDDILDRLVGPVAEGVPTR
- the rfbC gene encoding dTDP-4-dehydrorhamnose 3,5-epimerase — protein: MDVIETEIPDVKRIVPKRFGDARGWFSETFRVDAVERAGIRATFIQDNQSFSAPQGTVRGLHFQIAPQAQAKLIRVLQGAILDVAVDIRSGSPTYGRYVTATLDAETGEQLYIPHGFAHGFCTLTPDVMVAYKVDAYYSPEHDRALFWNDPDIGIPWPVSGEAAILSDKDRRAPRLADLGQVF
- the rfbA gene encoding glucose-1-phosphate thymidylyltransferase RfbA, whose product is MKGIVLAGGSGTRLHPATLSINKQLLPVYDKPMIYYPVSVLMLAGIREILIISSPEHLDNYKRLFGTGEQFGLRFSYALQPRPEGLAQAFIIGRPFVGDDDVALILGDNLFFGAGMGELLERAAARRQGATVFAYHVDNPQAYGVVNLDKSGRPTKIVEKPQNPESTWAVTGLYFYDNQVLDIAADVKPSARGELEITSVNEAYLQRGQLHVERMSRGYAWLDTGTHDSLLEASEFVRTLQHRQGLQVACLEEIAYLQGFISRDQLVARGEMFAKTAYGQNLLRLSRESEDDLRLRRGK